A region of the Stutzerimonas stutzeri genome:
GTGCGGAGCTCGGGTTCAGTAATCAGCGGCAGGCACTGGGCCAGAATGGCCAGCTCAACACCTTCGTGCTTGAGGGCGAACAGGATATGACCGAGCAGATCGTCGGCGGCCGGTGCCATGCTGGCGGGCACTGCCAAGGTTTGGCCGATGACTTCCTTGCGAGTGACCGCACGGACTTCCGCCAGGCGCGCAGGTGGCAGCGCCTTGACTGTCGACGCCTCAAGCAGGCGGTTATAGCCGACCGGTTGCATGGCTCAGTTCCTTCTTGAATACCGTGTTGCGCTAAGGAAAATTTGTGCGAATCCTGTTTTTATTGCGCAGATTGGCATTATTAGCATTTTTTTTTGTGCGGCGGCCTGTTTCACGAATCCTGATGTGTTTACTGGCATAAGGCAGGCGCTTTGGAGTGCGCCATGCCTTGGCCTTAGAGCGGCGGGTTATGGGGTCAACAGAATGATGGGATGTTGATCCTGAGCGTTGACTGCGTTCAGGTAAGCCTGGCCACTGATTTCTCTGCTTCCGAGATGTTCGAGCAGCAACGGTTGCGTCATCGCGGCATCGGTCATCTCGCGTAGGCCCAACATTACCTGCGCTGCTTTGGCTTGGTTGGACTTGAACAGGTGCAGGTCATCTTGCTGCGCATCGTGTTCTGCCTCAGTCATTCTTGCCGCAAGTTGTGTGGCGCTGAGCGGGTCAAACAGGTCGCTGTAGTTATCGGCAATAACCGTGGAGGCATGCTGAGCGGCGCTCATCTCGTTGGCTTGCAGCAGGCACTGAATGCGAGCGGCATTACACATTGCCAGCGCGCTGGTCATTTTATTGAACCAGTCGTAGTGGAAGCTGTTCTGGGTCAGGTGATGGCCGATCTCGCTTCTTAGGAAGCCGCTTTCCATGGCGAGCTGGCCTTCGATGGTCAGCCATTCTTGCGCCGGGCTGCGCAAAAACGAGGCCTGTTCGGCCCGCTCAAACAGCACGTATATATTGGCGAACTTATGCCGCAGGTGTTTTTCTGCCAGCTCTTGGAAGTGCTTGTCCATCTGAGTGGATAGCTGAGCGATGGCGCTTTCGAGCCCTTTGAGCTTTTGGTTGATCAGCATAAAGCCCAACACGCTTACCCCAAGCCCGGTGGCGGCAAGGCCGATGTTGGCGTACTGCAGCATCTGCAGCCCTTCCACCATGGTTTTGAGTTGATGCAGCTGGACGTTGGCGTAACCAGAGGACGCCAGGTCCAGGGCGCTCAATGGGGAAAACGGCAAGAGGCTGGCGTTGCTGAGAAGCTTCTGGGCCAAGCCGGTTTCCTGAACGTGGCTGAGAATCTGACCGGACATACTGTCCTTAAGCAGCGTACCGATGCGCACGATGCTGCCATCGGCAATACCGCTGGCAAACTTTGTGGGCACCTCAAATAGGATCTGCTCAACCATGGCGCAGTTCCTTGATCAGCGTGTCCGCAGTGTTTTCGAGCATTTTGGTCATGCCCATCGCCAGTGATCGTTCTTTTTTACTGAAGTGGATTTTCTTGATGATCTGTTTGTCGACCCTGGCCTTCAGGCGGCTACGGGCATTGCGCTTGATGCTTTTGAAGCGCAGCAGGGCTATCAGGAATAGGAACCCCAGGACTACCAGGCCGGCGATTAAGTTACGTGTCACGAGTACCGTCGTGGTGACGCCCAGAAACCCAAGCAGACCACCTACCGATACAGTGGTTGTAGAAAAGGCGACAACCGCTGGAATGGTCGCGGCAGTAAGACCGGTTGAAATGGCTGCAGTGCCTACATCCAGCAGTGTGCCCTTGCTGCTATGTCCGTCCAGAGAGGGGGTGAAATCCTCTTCGGGGATGGCTCGCGCTACGACTGATTGCAGGTCTTGCTCTGCCGCCATTCTCAATTCCGTGGCTTTGGTTTGGCACCACTCGGTAAAGAGCGGTTGTATGGTGTTGCGCAGATACCGGCCGGAAAAGAGTGCATCCCAAAAACTGATTTGGTCGATTTTGGCGTGCAGTTCGCTCTGCAGCTGCCGCGACTCGACTTCGAGGCGCTGCTGTGTTGTCTGCGACCAGCGGTCCTTCCAACTCAGAATCAGTCGGCGGGCTTCTATCTTTTCCAGTCTGTCCACGCGTAGCTCCAATCCTTGGTGTCTGGCTAGCGCAGCCGAATACGTTTGCCTTGTTGAATCTGAGCGTCTAGCTCTGCCTTTAAGGCGCTGAGGAAACGATCCACGTCGGCCTGGGCCTCAAGGTAGACGCCATTACCCAGCTTGTTGAAAACGCTGGTGGCCGCAATTTCAACCACTGGCTTGGGTGGGGCGACAGGCTTGACCGGAACGGGAGGCGGCGTGCGCTCTTCCTTGATCTGGTTGCTACTTTGGGCAGTTTGCTGCGCGGCTTTTTCAGCTTGCTGCTGCAGCTTTTGCTGGCGATCCACTTCGGCTTGAATGGCGCGCTCCAGCTCGAAGATGCCGTCTTGCAGACGTTCTTCGGCGGTTTGGCTTTCCAGTTGGTAGATGTGGGCCAGGCTGGTTTCAGTCTCGGCTTCGGCTTTAAGCAGCTGCAGTGGGCGCAGCAGACGATTGCTTAGCTCAGCGCTTTCGATGCCGCTCTTGGCGATTTCGGCCTGCAGCAGGGCGATCTTCTGGTCTATTGCAGCCAGCGCCTGCTCGCGCTGTTCGGTGAGGATGCTGACGTTGACTGCCTCAACGGTTTCTACCAGGCCAGAGACTTTGTGCAGCTGGTTGTATGGGCTGGCATGGCTTTCGATGGCCTGCAGTTCGACCATTGCCTTACGAGCACTGTCGTTTTTCTCCAGGGCGTTGCGGTTTTTTTCGAAGCGACGCAGGGCCTGTTGCAGCTGCTGCCAGCTGTGCAACTGGTTGGTGAAAAATTCGTTGAGGTCGCGGTAATCCTCTTCGAGGTCGAGGTAGTCGTTCTGGTTGTCGACCACCTCCTTGAAGAAGTCGACGCTATCGCTGTTGCCCAGCAGACGTTGCAGGGTCAGCAGAGACTTCTCGATTGTGCTTTTGCCTGGGAAGCGACCGACATCAACTTTGCTCTTGTAGCTCTTGAGGTCGGAGAGCCAGGTTTCCAGGCGGCTGCGGTAGAAGGCATAGAGCTCTTTCTCACCAGCCGGGCCTAGGGCGTTGAACAGGTCCTGACTGAGATTGCGGACTTTCTTGAGCAATACCTCATCGGTCTGGCGCTTTTTCTGCACCGAGATTTCCCGCCGCTTGCGGCTGTTGGTCAGGTATTCGAAAGCATCCGGCAATGCGAGGCTTGGGCCGGCAACATGGAAGGAAATCCGCCCGGCGGCAGCGAGGCGGCCGATCAACAGGAGGATTTCGCCATCAGGCCAGCCGAACGGACGCTTGTTGAAGCGCTCGACGATATCTGACACAAGCAGGCGGTCATTACCGGAGGCACGCAGGGTGATGAATTGCTCGACCTCTTTGATGGCTTGGGCGTTGCCGTCTTCCCCATCCAGGGTGAGGCCCAGTTGGGTGATGTCATCACTGTGCAATACGGCATGCAGTTCGCGCTCGGGTTCCTGTTGCAATACGCGCAGGTAGCCAAGCTTGTTGTAAGTGTTCTCCAGCAGGTATTGGCAGGCTTCGTCGAAGCGGGTCTGGATATTGTTGCCGCTGAGTTTGAGGTGCTGGCCGAGGGCATAAATTTCAGCGCGCTCCAGCAGCGCTTCGAGCATCAGACGCAGGCGTTTTTTACGTTCCTGGTTTTCACGGCCACGGTCGGACAGGATACGGCTGAGATCCGGCTGATTGTCATCGTTGTTGAGGCGAATAAATTTGTTGGTTTTGAGCCAAATGCGCAGCTCGCCGAACAGCTCGCTGCTGTCGGGGAGTTTGAACAGTGCGAGGCCAGCTGGGGCTTCGTTGCTCTTATTGAGGCAACCGGCTTCACCGTAGAGTGCGTAGTCCGGATCTAGCGGAGAGATAACCTCGACGCGAAGATCCTGCTCGTAGCGGCCTTCCAAGCTGTGGCCGTCGAGGAAGCGGCCGATGCTGTAGTCGGTCTTGGTCAGGTTGTAGCGGAACTTGTTCTTGTCCTTGAGCAGGTCCTTGTAGATCAGCTCGGCCAGTGCCTTGTTCTCGTCCGAGGAGGCGATTTCGGTGGCCTTGATCTTGCGGGTGATGTCGCGCTCTTCGTTGGTGAGGAAGACGAATTCATCGCCGTTGCGGATGACCAGGTTTTCCTTTTCCAGGCGCTGCAGGGTGCCTTCAAGACGGCGACGCAGGGCAAGCTTGTCGGTGTCGACCTCTTCGATGGACAGGGTGACGAGGTTATCGAGCGTGCCTTTGATCAAGTCGACATAGCGAATCATGAACAGGGTGCGCAGGATCTGTACGTCGAAGTCATCGAGCACTTCACTTTCACTGGCCTGGTCGATGGTGCGCTTGACGACGGTGTCGAGGAAGCCTTCCACCGCACGGTAAAAACTGTACATGGGCACCAATGCGCCCAAGGGTTTGTCCTTGAGTGACAGGGCGGCCATCTGGAAGGCATCGAGCATGGAGCGTTCGCCATAGGCCAGGTGCGCACCGGTGGCACCGACTTTGCGAATTTCCTCGAAGACTTTTTGCACCAGTTGAAAGTGGTAAGGCGCAAAGGGGTAGTTGGCGACGAAGCTGTCCGGGCCGTCGTAATTCTTCAGCGTTGGGCCAGAGCGGTCGAAGGTGATCTGGTTGCGCAGGATGTCGCCCTTTTGCTCCCAGAGCGCGCGCAGCTCCGCCTCGGCCGCTTCTGTCTTGCGCAGCAGGCGTTTCTGGATGACTTCGTCGGTGTTGGAGCTGGAAAGCGACAGGCGAGTTTTGAAGCGCCCGGCAATCTTGGAGAAGTCATTGGCTTTGGTGGCGGACAGCTCGCCGAGTACGGCATCCATGTCGGCCTGGGAGGTGACGATGATCCAGGCGCGGCCCTTACAGATGGTGCCGAGATTTTCGGTAATGGTCTGCAGGGTAAGCATCAGGCGGGTGTCGCTGCCGATGAACTGACCCACTTCGTCGACCAGAAACAGTACGCGGTGCTTGGCAGGCTGAGTATCGAGGTATTCCTTCACCCAGTTGCAGAAGTTTTCCACCGAGACGCTGAAGGTTTGCTCTGAGGCTTCAAACCACTTGTGCGCGGCTTCGGCAGAGAGGCCAAGCGCACTGCCAAGGGCCTTTTCGATGTCGTCCTGGTAGAACTGGTAGCCGTCACGCTCATCGACCCACTCCAGGCCTGTGGCTGCGTTGAAGGCTTGCTTGAACTGCTCATACACGCCGCGCTGAGTGAGGTGGCGCTCCATGTGGGCGATGTGCGGGTGGTCACCGCTGAAGCCCTGATGTTCGTTGAATACGCGCAGAAAGACGTTGAGGATTGGGTTGCCTGCGTCGTTGGAGCTGGCCTTGCTGTCGATGTTGAACAGGATGACATCGGCGCTGTTGGCGACGGCCTTGTCGATGTCGGCGCGGATCATGGCGTCGCGCACTTTGTTCTGGTCGAAGAAGGCAACGGCGCGCTTGCTGTTGCCCTTTGCATCATGGGCTTCAATGTTGGCCAGCAGGTAAGACAGCGTTTTCAGGAAGTGCGACTTACCTGAGCCAAAGAAGCCGCTGATCCATACGCCCACTCGGTTGGCGATGGAGGGATCGCTGAGGTCGGTGCTGTAGGACTCGAAGAAGCTGCGGAAGTGTTTTTCCAGCTCGTTGGTGACGACGTATTCGTCGAGTTCCTGGTGCACGGTGGCGTCATCAGCCTGATCCGCCTTGACCACACCGTTAATCGGGCGGTCGAGTTCCTTGAAGAAGATTTCTTTAATGCTCACGGCCATCATCCTTATTGATCAGGGCACCAGCTTGAATGCGCGGTAGTAGTTGTTGCTGGTAATGCGTTTGAACAGAGCCAACGACTGGCCTGAGTAGCGCCCCGGGTAGAACAGTACCAGCGGCTTATGGCCGAGCAGGGCATGCAGTTTGTTGAGCAGGTTGTGGGCGCGGAGCACCGGCCATACAGAGCCCACGCCTGTAATGAGCACAACATCGTGTTCCGTGGCGCGGTAATGCTCCATCAGGTAGGGCGCGAACTTGTCCATGTGCAGCGGGCCGGCAAGCGCTTTGAGCAATGCCAAGTCGCCCTTTGTGGTCTGCATCTGGATGGCTTTATCAGTGAAGTTACGCTGGTCCAGATAGTCCTTCATGGCTTGCAGCAGGTTGATGTTCACAACCTTCAGCTGACTGTGCTTTTTATCCAGAAAGCTTTTGAGGAAGTCGAGGTATTGGCGCACCTGCAGCTCATCCTTGGGGTCATAGTCGAAGATCCAGAAACCGATCTCGTTGCCAAGCCCTTGGCTTTTGAGAAACTCCTCGGTGAGGATTTTTTCTGGGATCTGGTTCAGCCGATCCTGTAGCTGCTGGTTCATGCATTCATTCCTTGGTACTGCCTGTCAGAGGGTGCTGCTGGACACTTCCAGGCAGGCTTTGATGCGGTGGTGGTAGCTCTCATCCAGCAAGGTACGAACCTCAGGGCGGACCAGTAAGGACTGCAACTGCATGCTGCGCGTGCTTTTGAGCAGCTTGACCTCGGCCAGCATGCGATAGATGACTTGGGCCATTTTCTTGCGGCTGGATTCTGTCCAGGTCTCGATGGCAGGGTCGCGATGGCTGCGTTCTTCGAGGAAATCATGCCAATGCCAGGGTTCGAGATGTTCTGCCTTGGTCAGATAGGCATCACGCAGGACGGTTTCGATGAACTCCACCAGCAGCAGGTTGCGCTCCAGCGCCGCGCAGAAGGCGACCTGAGTAGCGAGTTCGTCATCACCATCACGTAGGGCTCGCCAGAAAGGCTGATCCAGGCGCTCCAGGCGTTTACGCAATGCCTGGGCAACGCGCTTGGCTGAGGCCGGGGAGCGTTTCTGCAGGCGATTGTGCTGCTGTATTTCTTCCGCCCACTGCTCTGGGGAAGCCTGTTGCAGCAGTAGATCCGCGATGACTCTGCATTCACGTACTTGCAGAGAACCGCCGATGAGGTCGGAGTCGTAGCTGAACGTCTGCATGATCAAGCGACTTCACTGCCGAACAAGTAAGGTAAAAGCTGCTCACGATCTTCGGGGGACAGCTGTATTGGATGTTCTGCGCCCCGAGAACACTGCTCGTCAGTGATTGCGGCCTGGTAACGCTGCAGCGTGTAGTGGGCCAGAGCTTTTCTGACGGTAATGGGGAGTTGCCCATCTGTCATGGCGTAGTCGCGAGCGATCATGGCTTGCTGAGCTTCGCTTAGGCGCTGGTTGGGGATGATGTGCAGGGTGGTCTGCTCATTCCAGGCGGTGTCAGGCTCGCTGGGCGGAGCATGTTCATCGCTAGGCTGAGGTGTGCCGCTAATGCGCGAGAGCAGGAAGTCCCGGAAGCTCTGGTTCTTGTGACACCAGGCCCTGACATGCCAGCGAAAGCCACTGTAAATAAGGGTGTGAGGCGACATGATTCGCTCATGCGGTTCGGGATTGCGCATCGAACTGTAGGCGATTTTCAGACTGGCTCTGTTGCGACAGGCCCTTACCAATTCACGTACAACATCGGGCCTGACGGCTCGCTCAGGCAGTTGGACTGCCACTACCCCTGGTTGGGATTCCAGCACCAGATTCATTGGCTGAGAACCGTTACTGCTCAGCAGATCCAGGTACTCGTTGATATGCCCCGAGGAAAGCACTGGTTGGAATCCGTTGGCTGGGATGTAGCCCTTGATGGACGGGCTATGCAACAGGGCCTGGGGGTTGAGTTCGTTGTTGTAGCGGTTGATATCGGTCGAGGCTTGCTGCCGAGTGATGCCGAACCATTCCATGAGTTGAGCGGTAATCAGGCGGCCTTCCCAGAGGGCAATCAGCTCGATGGCACGATAACGAGTGAGTGTCTGGTGTTTGAGAGGTGGCATGGATCCGGCCTGGGCATTTGCGTAGCTGGATTCTGGGTGGCAGCGGCGCGGGTGTAAATAGTTACCGTAAAGTTTTTTGCATGTTTGTCCGGGGCAAGTATTAAATAACGATTAAAAGGCGATTAGCAGGTATCGGTTTTTTGACCTTATGCCTTGTAGATGCTGGTTCTTGGTACAGACAAAAAAACCTGCGACAACGGTATTTGCTACCTGCAGAAACGGCTGCGAAAACCCGTCATAACGGTATCGTTACCCGCTATGACGGTAAGGTTTACCCGCTGTAACGGTACGGTTTTGGCGTTTTGAGAGGTGGCGCTGTTGCGCGGGGCTCGGGCGCTTATCAACCCTGACCAACTCGCCGTCGATCTGATACGTAAATTTTTGGCCGTGCTCGGCGCTGGCTAGGGTTAGCTTGTCTAGGGCGCGGCGGAGTAA
Encoded here:
- the brxC gene encoding BREX system P-loop protein BrxC, with the translated sequence MAVSIKEIFFKELDRPINGVVKADQADDATVHQELDEYVVTNELEKHFRSFFESYSTDLSDPSIANRVGVWISGFFGSGKSHFLKTLSYLLANIEAHDAKGNSKRAVAFFDQNKVRDAMIRADIDKAVANSADVILFNIDSKASSNDAGNPILNVFLRVFNEHQGFSGDHPHIAHMERHLTQRGVYEQFKQAFNAATGLEWVDERDGYQFYQDDIEKALGSALGLSAEAAHKWFEASEQTFSVSVENFCNWVKEYLDTQPAKHRVLFLVDEVGQFIGSDTRLMLTLQTITENLGTICKGRAWIIVTSQADMDAVLGELSATKANDFSKIAGRFKTRLSLSSSNTDEVIQKRLLRKTEAAEAELRALWEQKGDILRNQITFDRSGPTLKNYDGPDSFVANYPFAPYHFQLVQKVFEEIRKVGATGAHLAYGERSMLDAFQMAALSLKDKPLGALVPMYSFYRAVEGFLDTVVKRTIDQASESEVLDDFDVQILRTLFMIRYVDLIKGTLDNLVTLSIEEVDTDKLALRRRLEGTLQRLEKENLVIRNGDEFVFLTNEERDITRKIKATEIASSDENKALAELIYKDLLKDKNKFRYNLTKTDYSIGRFLDGHSLEGRYEQDLRVEVISPLDPDYALYGEAGCLNKSNEAPAGLALFKLPDSSELFGELRIWLKTNKFIRLNNDDNQPDLSRILSDRGRENQERKKRLRLMLEALLERAEIYALGQHLKLSGNNIQTRFDEACQYLLENTYNKLGYLRVLQQEPERELHAVLHSDDITQLGLTLDGEDGNAQAIKEVEQFITLRASGNDRLLVSDIVERFNKRPFGWPDGEILLLIGRLAAAGRISFHVAGPSLALPDAFEYLTNSRKRREISVQKKRQTDEVLLKKVRNLSQDLFNALGPAGEKELYAFYRSRLETWLSDLKSYKSKVDVGRFPGKSTIEKSLLTLQRLLGNSDSVDFFKEVVDNQNDYLDLEEDYRDLNEFFTNQLHSWQQLQQALRRFEKNRNALEKNDSARKAMVELQAIESHASPYNQLHKVSGLVETVEAVNVSILTEQREQALAAIDQKIALLQAEIAKSGIESAELSNRLLRPLQLLKAEAETETSLAHIYQLESQTAEERLQDGIFELERAIQAEVDRQQKLQQQAEKAAQQTAQSSNQIKEERTPPPVPVKPVAPPKPVVEIAATSVFNKLGNGVYLEAQADVDRFLSALKAELDAQIQQGKRIRLR
- a CDS encoding DUF1788 domain-containing protein, with translation MNQQLQDRLNQIPEKILTEEFLKSQGLGNEIGFWIFDYDPKDELQVRQYLDFLKSFLDKKHSQLKVVNINLLQAMKDYLDQRNFTDKAIQMQTTKGDLALLKALAGPLHMDKFAPYLMEHYRATEHDVVLITGVGSVWPVLRAHNLLNKLHALLGHKPLVLFYPGRYSGQSLALFKRITSNNYYRAFKLVP
- a CDS encoding DUF1819 family protein, whose amino-acid sequence is MQTFSYDSDLIGGSLQVRECRVIADLLLQQASPEQWAEEIQQHNRLQKRSPASAKRVAQALRKRLERLDQPFWRALRDGDDELATQVAFCAALERNLLLVEFIETVLRDAYLTKAEHLEPWHWHDFLEERSHRDPAIETWTESSRKKMAQVIYRMLAEVKLLKSTRSMQLQSLLVRPEVRTLLDESYHHRIKACLEVSSSTL
- a CDS encoding transcriptional regulator, which gives rise to MPPLKHQTLTRYRAIELIALWEGRLITAQLMEWFGITRQQASTDINRYNNELNPQALLHSPSIKGYIPANGFQPVLSSGHINEYLDLLSSNGSQPMNLVLESQPGVVAVQLPERAVRPDVVRELVRACRNRASLKIAYSSMRNPEPHERIMSPHTLIYSGFRWHVRAWCHKNQSFRDFLLSRISGTPQPSDEHAPPSEPDTAWNEQTTLHIIPNQRLSEAQQAMIARDYAMTDGQLPITVRKALAHYTLQRYQAAITDEQCSRGAEHPIQLSPEDREQLLPYLFGSEVA